Below is a genomic region from Pseudomonas sp. JQ170C.
AGTCGTAAAACGGTCGATACACAATCAAATGCCATGGCCGCTACGCGCCCAATCGCAGCCTGTCGGCAGCGGCTACGGGTGTAGCCGCTGCCGAGGTACGAGGCTGCGATCGGCTGCGCAGCAGCCGCAAGAGGGTCGATACACAATCAAATGCCGTGGCCGCTACGCGCCCAATCGCAGCCTGTCGGCAGCGGCTACAGGATCTGCTGGCGTAACGCTATAGGGCATTCATGCCTTTTTGTAAGCCGTTTGGACGATGTTTCCAAGCAGTCTTCCCGCGAGTATCGAGTGCAGGCAATGCCCCCTTCACGCCCCGCGCAGCCCGCACGGGAGCGGAGCAGAACAAGAGGATTGGCCGCATGAATGTCCGTGTGTTCCTGTGTCATGAAACGGAGCGACCCCTATGCGCTCGTTGATCGGTTACCTGGTGTGCCTGGTGGTCGCCGGCACTATCGCTTTCGCTTTCGCTCCCCGTACTGCCCCAGAACCGGTGGACGAACCCCTGCGCACCGACCGCGTGCAGATCAATGCCTTGCTCAAGCAGGGCGAGCATGTGCTGGCAGTCGGGGAGCGCGGCAGCATTCTGCGCAGTGTCGATCAGGGGGTGAGTTGGCAACCGGCCACCGTACAACCCCAACGCAATGCGGCGCTGACCGCCGTGGTCGATCTCGGCCAGCAGCGGTTGCTGGCGGTGGGCCACGATGGCTGGGTGCTGCGTTCAACCGACGGCGGCAGCCACTGGCAAGAGGTTCGCTACGACGACAGCCTCGGCGAGCCGCTGCTGGGCGCCTGGTCGGCCGGTGGCGAGCGGGTGCTGGCCTACGGCAGTTTCGGTAAGTTCTACCAGTCCGACGATGCCGGGCTCACCTGGCACACCCTGGCGCTGGATGTCGACAGCGCTCACCTCAATGGCATGGACGGCGGTGCCGACGGCCGGCGCATGCTGGTCGGCGAGCAGGGCCTGGTGCTGCGCAGCCGCGATGACGGCCAGCATTGGCAGACGCTGCCCGCTTTCTACAGCGGTTCGCTGTTCGGTGTGGTGCGCCTGAGCCCCGATCACTGGGTCAGCTACGGCATGCGTGGCCATGTGTTCGTCAGCCATGACTTCGGTGACAGCTGGACCCAGGTCAAGGTCGGCAATCAACTGCCGCTGTACGGCCATGTCCGTCTGCCCGACCAGGGCGGTCTGCTGATCGTCGGCGCCGGTGGTTCGCTGGTGCGGCTCGATGATCGGGGCCAGTTGGTCGGCGTCGGCCGCCTGGCCGGGCTCGGCACGTTGACCTCGGCGGTCATGCTCGGCTCGCGTTTGCTGGTAGGCGGCGAGCGTGGGGTGTTCCAGGATTCCGGTGGCAGCCTTGCCGCCCTTGGCAAGTGAGAGGCGGGCAATGAATCAAGCTAAAAGCTGGACGACGCGCAGTGTCGAGCGTATCGCCGATTATCTGATGGCATGGCGCAAGGGCCTGTTAGTGCTGTTCGTGCTGCTGACCCTGGGCCTGGGCTACAGCGCCACCCATACCCACCTGGACCCGGGCTTCAGCAAGCAGATTCCGGTGCGCCATGAGTTCATGGTCAATTTCCTGCGTTTCAGCCAGTACTTCACCGGCGCCAACCGCTTCCTGGTCAGCGTGCACTGGAAAGGCGAGGGCGACATCTATAACGCGCAGTTCCTCGATACCCTGCGCAAGGTCAGCGACGAGGTGTTCTTCATCTCCGGGGTCAACCGCGCCAGTGTCACCTCGTTGTTCACGGCCAACGTGCGCTACATCGAAATCACCGAAGAGGGCTTTTTCGGTGACGTGGTGGTACCGCCGCGTTTCGACGGCTCGCCCCGCGACCTTGCCCAGGTGCGCAGCAACGCCGCAGCCTCCGGGCAGATCGGCCGGCTGGTGGCCAACGACCTGAAATCGGCCATGGTCCGCGCCGACCTGCAAGACCTCGACCCGCAAACCGGCAAGCCGGTGGACTACGCCCTGGTCGCCCAGCGCCTGGAAGACATCCGCGCCAAGTACGGCAACGACCAGATCGAGATCAATATCGTCGGCTTCGCCAAGCTGGTGGGCGATGTGGTGGAAGGGCTGATGACGGTGATCGGTTTCTTCGTGGTGGCCTTTGTGATTACCGCTGTGCTGCTGTGGATCTACTCGCGCTCGTTGCGCCTGACCGTAGTAGCCCTGGTGGTGGCGTTGCTGCCGGTGGTCTGGCTGCTGGGCCTGCTGCCGTTGCTGGGCCTGGGCATCGACCCGATGTCGATCCTGGTGCCGTTCCTGATTTTCTCCATCGGCGTCTCCCACGCGGTGCAGATGACCAACGCCTGGAAGCAGGAGGTGATGGCCGGGCGCAATTCGGTGCAGGCGGCCCACGGGGCGTTCTGCAAGATCTTCATCCCCGGCTCCCTGGCCCTGCTGATGAATGCCCTGGGCTTTGCCGTGATCATGTTGATCGACATCCCGATCGTGCATGAGCTGGGGGTCACTGCCTGTATCGGGGTGATGCTGATGATCGCCACCAACAAACTGATGCTGCCGGTGATCATCGCCTACCTGCGCCTGGAGCCTTCGGTGCTGGCCCGGGCCAAAGCCGACGACGGTAGCCGCCATCGGCTGTGGTGGCGGCTGTCGGCGCTGGCCGAGCCCAAGCCTGCCCTGGGGGTGTTCGCCCTGAGCCTGTTGCTGCTGGCGGCGGGTGCCTACAAATCCCGCGACCTGGCCGTGGGCGACATCGGCACCGGGGCGCCGGAGCTGCGTGCCGATTCGCGCTACAACCTCGACAACCAGAAAATCGTCGACAGCTACTCCATCGGCCTGGACGTGCTCTCGGTGTTCGTCGAGGTCAACGGTATCGAGGAGGGGTGCCTGTCGCCTGCGGTGATGCGTGCCGTGGAAGCCTTCGATTTCCGCATGCGTGCGGTCAATGGCGTGCAGTCGGTGCAGAGTGTGGCCGGCAAGGGCAAGGTCGTGATTGCCGGCAACAACGAAGGCAACCCGCGCTGGGCGGCCATCCCGGGCTCGGCCCGCGGCTTGAGCCAGGGCGCCCGGGCCTACATGCCCGACGACGGCATGGTGACCGACGGCTGCCAGCAAATGGAGATCCTGGTGTTTCTGGCCGACCATGAAGGCGCCACCATCAGCCATGTGCTGGGCGAGGCGCAGCGCATCATCAAGCAGATAAGCACCCCGGAACTGACCTTCTACCTGGCCGGCGGCAACGTCGGGGTCATGGCGGCCTCCAACGAGGCGGTCAAGCATGCCGAGGTGTTCATGCTCGCCGCGCTGTTCGGTTCGGTGGCGCTGTTCTGCTGGCTGACCTTCCGCTCCTTGCGTGCCGTGCTGTGCATCCTGGTGCCGCTGGCGATCGTCGCGATCCTGTGCAATGCGCTGATGGCGATGCTGGGCATCGGCCTCAAGGTCGCCACCCTGCCGGTGATGGCTTTGGGTGTCGGTGTCGGGGTCGACTACGGCATTTACCTGTACGAGCGTATCCAGCACGAGATGGCCGCCGGTGCCGACCTGCGCGAGGCGTTCTACCAGGCCATGTGCCAGCGTGGCACGGCGGCGGTGTTCACCGCCCTGACCATGTCCATCGGGGTGATTACCTGGGCGTTCGCACCGCTCAAGTTCCAGGCCGACATGGGCGTGCTGCTGTCGTTCATGTTCCTGGTCAATGTGCTGGGGGCGATCTTCCTGTTGCCGGCCCTGGCGGCCTGGTTCAACCGTGGCCGACGACTGGTCGTGGCCAGGCCTGCAGCGAAGCAGGCGCCGCAAGGGGAGTACAGCCTGAAGTCGAGCCCGGCGGCGCGAAAATAAACATGGCTGGGCTACTTGTGGAGATGTTGGTGGCACTGGAGACTGGGAGCTCTTCGCGGGGCAAGCCCGCTCCTACAGGGGCCTTTCGCGGGGCTAGCCCGCTCCTACAGAGGTGGTGGTGGCGGGCTTGCCCGTGATCCCGGCCGAAATAATAAAAATAACAAGGGAAGGCCACCGGGCCTTACCCGAGCAAGGAGACGACTGTGGAAAATCCCGTGTTGACTCACGCTGCACTGGCCGAGCTGGGCCTGGACCTTGCCGGCTACGACCGCCTGGTTGGCGACATCTATGATGGCGCCCTCGATCCCAGGCCCATGGCGCACACCCTCGAGAACCTGCGCCAGGCGTTTCAGGCCAACTACGTGACCCTGATTTTGCGCGTTCCCGACCAGCCCGACATGGGCGTGATGATCGTCGCCGGCGACATCGAGGGCGAAGGCGAGGTCATCTACATGGCCTACCCCCAGGCCCATACGCCCTTCAGCGGTCAGCCGCTGGACCAGGTGGTCACCATCGACGACATCATGACCTCGGCGCAGTGGGAGCAGGACCCTTACTTCAAGATGTACTGCAGCCAGCAGAACGTCTACCACGTGATGGGCGTCGATATCTCCACCCCCGACAGCGGCAAACTGCGCTTTCGCGTGACCCGGGCCAAGACATCCCCCAACTTCTCGCTCAGTGATCGGGCACTGTGCGCAAGCTTCATTCCGCACCTTCGCCGGGCCCTGAACATTCATAACCTGCTCGATCGCAGCGAGTCGATCAGCGAGCTGTATGCCCAGGCCATCAGCCGCCTGTCGGTGGCCACCCTGGTGCTGGACGAGAGCGGCAGCGTGCTGCGGGTCAACCCCGTGGCGCAGAGCATCCTTGCCAGCGGCGATGGCCTGAAGCTAGTGGGCGGCCGCCTGGAGGCCACCTACCCGAGCGACAACCGCGAACTGCAGCGCCTGATCCGCTCGGCCTTCTCCGAAGATACCCTCAAGACCGCCGAGGCCATGTCGGTGACCCGGCCTTCGGGGCAGGTGAACCTGGGGCTGGTGGTCGAGCCCATTCCGTCCATGGACTGGGCCGACGAGAAGGGCAAGCCGGCGGCGCTGGTGTACATCCGCGATGCGGCGAGCAAGTCGCTGGCCAGCGAGGTGGTCACCAAGCAGCTGTTCAACCTGACCAAGGCCGAAACCGCCCTGGCCATGGAGCTGGCCAACGGCCTGTCGCTGGAGGAGGCCGCCGAGATTCTCAACATTCGCCGCAACACGGCCCGTGCGCACCTGCGCTCGATCTTCTCCAAGACCGGTGTGCGTCGCCAGACAGAGCTGGTGCGCATCCTGCTCAACAGCGTGGTGGCGCTGGGTAAGCCCCAGGCGACCCTTAAGGTCGCGGCAAAACCCAAGGTCCAGGTGCCCCCCTTGGCCCTGGCCAGCCGTCGCCAGGCGTAGTCCGCACGGACGATGCCGGCGCAGGGCAGGGCTTTGGATACTGCCTGCACCCCTCATGGAGATTGATCTATGCCAGTTACAGCTATCACCGGCAGCGCCTCGGGTATCGGCGCTGCCGTCAGCGCCGCGCTGCGCGCCGCCGGCCACCGGGTCATCGGTATCGACCGGGCCAATGCCGAAGTGCTTGCCGACCTGTCCACCGCCAGTGGCCGTCAAGCGGCCATCGCCGCCGTGCTGGAGCAGAGCGAAGGCGTGCTCGACGGCCTGGTGTGCTGCGCCGGCGTGGGCGTCACGGCGCCGTCGTGCGGCCTGATCCTGTCGGTCAACTACTTCGGCGTCAGCCAACTGCTCGACGGCCTGTCCGGCGCGCTGGCCAAGGGCGCTCAGCCGGCGGCGCTGGTGATCGGCTCGGTGGCCTCGACCCAGCCGGGCGCGGACCAGCAACCGATGACCGAGGCGCAGTTGGCCGGCAACGAAGCCGACGCCTGTGTCCTGGCCGACAGCCTCGGCCAGCCCCACGTGGCCTATGCCAGTTCCAAATACGCCATCACCCAGCACGCACGCCGCCTGGCCAAGCCGTGGGCCGAGCAGGGCATCCGCCTCAACGTGGTCGCCCCCGGCGCGGTACAGACGCCCCTGCACCAGGCCTCGCTGGACGACGCCCGCTTCGGCAAGGCCGTGCGCGACTTCGTCGCCCCGCTGGGGCGCGCCGGCACCCCTGAAGAAATCGCCAGCCTGGTGGCCTTCCTGCAATCGTCCAAGGCGGCCTTTATCCACGGCAGCGTGGTGTTCATCGACGGCGGCATGGATGCTATGGTCCGCCCGCAACGCTTCTAGAAGGAAACCCCATGAACAAGGTGGCATTCATAACCGGCGCCAGCCGTGGCATCGGCCGTGAGGCAGCGCTGGCGTTCGCCCGTGCAGGCTTTGACCTGGCGATCAGTGCGCGCACCGTCGACGAGGGCGAGCAGCATGAACACGCCCTTCGCGATGCGGCGGGCGAGCCGCTGGCCGGTAGCCTCAACAGCACCGCGGCGGCCATTCGCGAGTTGGGCCGGCGCGTGCTGGTGATACCGATGGACCTGCTCGACAGCGCCTCGGCCCTGGCGGCGTGTGCACAGGTGATCGCCGAGTTCGGCCGCATCGACGTGCTGGTCAACAACGCGATCTACCAGGGGCGTGACCTCAACAGCGGCTTTCTGGCCTTGCAACCGCAGACCCTGGAGCGGGTGTTCCAGGGCTACATCCTCACCCCCTTCCTGCTGACCCGGGCGGTGGCGGAGCACATGCTGGAGCAGGGCGGCGGGGTGGTCATCAACGTCACCTCCGGCGCCGGCGAGAGCGATCCGCCGGTGGCGGCCGAAAAGGGTGGCTGGGGCTATGCCTATGGCGCAGGCAAGGCAGCGGTGTCGCGGCTGGCGGGCGTGATCGCGGCGGAGCTGGGTGAGCGGGGTATTTGCGCCTACACGATCAACCCGGGCGT
It encodes:
- a CDS encoding WD40/YVTN/BNR-like repeat-containing protein, producing MRSLIGYLVCLVVAGTIAFAFAPRTAPEPVDEPLRTDRVQINALLKQGEHVLAVGERGSILRSVDQGVSWQPATVQPQRNAALTAVVDLGQQRLLAVGHDGWVLRSTDGGSHWQEVRYDDSLGEPLLGAWSAGGERVLAYGSFGKFYQSDDAGLTWHTLALDVDSAHLNGMDGGADGRRMLVGEQGLVLRSRDDGQHWQTLPAFYSGSLFGVVRLSPDHWVSYGMRGHVFVSHDFGDSWTQVKVGNQLPLYGHVRLPDQGGLLIVGAGGSLVRLDDRGQLVGVGRLAGLGTLTSAVMLGSRLLVGGERGVFQDSGGSLAALGK
- a CDS encoding efflux RND transporter permease subunit — protein: MNQAKSWTTRSVERIADYLMAWRKGLLVLFVLLTLGLGYSATHTHLDPGFSKQIPVRHEFMVNFLRFSQYFTGANRFLVSVHWKGEGDIYNAQFLDTLRKVSDEVFFISGVNRASVTSLFTANVRYIEITEEGFFGDVVVPPRFDGSPRDLAQVRSNAAASGQIGRLVANDLKSAMVRADLQDLDPQTGKPVDYALVAQRLEDIRAKYGNDQIEINIVGFAKLVGDVVEGLMTVIGFFVVAFVITAVLLWIYSRSLRLTVVALVVALLPVVWLLGLLPLLGLGIDPMSILVPFLIFSIGVSHAVQMTNAWKQEVMAGRNSVQAAHGAFCKIFIPGSLALLMNALGFAVIMLIDIPIVHELGVTACIGVMLMIATNKLMLPVIIAYLRLEPSVLARAKADDGSRHRLWWRLSALAEPKPALGVFALSLLLLAAGAYKSRDLAVGDIGTGAPELRADSRYNLDNQKIVDSYSIGLDVLSVFVEVNGIEEGCLSPAVMRAVEAFDFRMRAVNGVQSVQSVAGKGKVVIAGNNEGNPRWAAIPGSARGLSQGARAYMPDDGMVTDGCQQMEILVFLADHEGATISHVLGEAQRIIKQISTPELTFYLAGGNVGVMAASNEAVKHAEVFMLAALFGSVALFCWLTFRSLRAVLCILVPLAIVAILCNALMAMLGIGLKVATLPVMALGVGVGVDYGIYLYERIQHEMAAGADLREAFYQAMCQRGTAAVFTALTMSIGVITWAFAPLKFQADMGVLLSFMFLVNVLGAIFLLPALAAWFNRGRRLVVARPAAKQAPQGEYSLKSSPAARK
- a CDS encoding helix-turn-helix transcriptional regulator, which codes for MENPVLTHAALAELGLDLAGYDRLVGDIYDGALDPRPMAHTLENLRQAFQANYVTLILRVPDQPDMGVMIVAGDIEGEGEVIYMAYPQAHTPFSGQPLDQVVTIDDIMTSAQWEQDPYFKMYCSQQNVYHVMGVDISTPDSGKLRFRVTRAKTSPNFSLSDRALCASFIPHLRRALNIHNLLDRSESISELYAQAISRLSVATLVLDESGSVLRVNPVAQSILASGDGLKLVGGRLEATYPSDNRELQRLIRSAFSEDTLKTAEAMSVTRPSGQVNLGLVVEPIPSMDWADEKGKPAALVYIRDAASKSLASEVVTKQLFNLTKAETALAMELANGLSLEEAAEILNIRRNTARAHLRSIFSKTGVRRQTELVRILLNSVVALGKPQATLKVAAKPKVQVPPLALASRRQA
- a CDS encoding SDR family oxidoreductase, yielding MPVTAITGSASGIGAAVSAALRAAGHRVIGIDRANAEVLADLSTASGRQAAIAAVLEQSEGVLDGLVCCAGVGVTAPSCGLILSVNYFGVSQLLDGLSGALAKGAQPAALVIGSVASTQPGADQQPMTEAQLAGNEADACVLADSLGQPHVAYASSKYAITQHARRLAKPWAEQGIRLNVVAPGAVQTPLHQASLDDARFGKAVRDFVAPLGRAGTPEEIASLVAFLQSSKAAFIHGSVVFIDGGMDAMVRPQRF
- a CDS encoding SDR family NAD(P)-dependent oxidoreductase, which produces MNKVAFITGASRGIGREAALAFARAGFDLAISARTVDEGEQHEHALRDAAGEPLAGSLNSTAAAIRELGRRVLVIPMDLLDSASALAACAQVIAEFGRIDVLVNNAIYQGRDLNSGFLALQPQTLERVFQGYILTPFLLTRAVAEHMLEQGGGVVINVTSGAGESDPPVAAEKGGWGYAYGAGKAAVSRLAGVIAAELGERGICAYTINPGVVSTEALKATIGDKGVIALRAGIAPPQVPAQVMLWLATSPEAPRYQKRTIAAQPFALEQQIVADWR